A part of Deinococcus metalli genomic DNA contains:
- a CDS encoding orotate phosphoribosyltransferase: MTLGVLELLRQAGALRQGHTVLQGGAHADGWIDKGPVMRDPGTLDEVALLQAGQLRGAWPDATLLVGVPECGAVLAAFVARHLRLPVAFVRVGEAPAWHRMHVPVAPQRVVIVEDLIGTGRGVRTAAAFLEGEGHTVLGVSAWINRADLSPLASQTLAATPYPGVPENRCLHCAQGAQVAFRGVRE; the protein is encoded by the coding sequence ATGACGCTGGGGGTGCTGGAGCTGCTCCGGCAGGCCGGCGCGCTCCGGCAGGGCCATACGGTGCTGCAGGGCGGCGCCCATGCGGACGGCTGGATCGACAAGGGCCCGGTCATGCGCGATCCCGGCACGCTGGATGAGGTGGCCCTCCTGCAGGCTGGGCAACTGCGTGGCGCGTGGCCGGACGCGACGCTCCTAGTGGGTGTGCCGGAGTGCGGCGCGGTGCTCGCGGCCTTTGTCGCGCGGCATCTGCGCCTGCCGGTGGCCTTCGTGCGTGTCGGCGAGGCGCCGGCATGGCACCGCATGCACGTCCCCGTGGCGCCGCAGCGTGTGGTGATCGTCGAGGATCTGATCGGCACCGGGCGGGGCGTCCGGACGGCTGCCGCGTTCCTGGAGGGCGAGGGTCACACGGTGCTGGGCGTCAGCGCGTGGATCAACCGCGCCGATCTGTCGCCCCTGGCCAGCCAGACCCTTGCGGCGACCCCCTATCCAGGCGTCCCTGAGAACCGCTGCCTGCACTGTGCTCAGGGAGCGCAGGTCGCCTTCCGAGGGGTGCGCGAGTAG
- a CDS encoding ATP-binding protein → MVTPPRALPDLSLLQELADPIVLIDAAGSLTFINAPAAALLGGGAADLLGRTLSEMLPQAGTALEGTQAPSGPIGVPPFEVGELASGRWWAGRASPHAGGLLVHFWDVTERHTAQRRRDVLLSVTLALGEVTGVDEVVSTALAAGLPAVGAAAGAVLRRTGDGEALELIGARGYPETLLNAWRTVPLSSPLPALDAWREEAPVYLTAHDLSVRSATLLGHTRPTTHALAALPLRAEGALLGILALSFDTERTFDPAERDFMQLLAGQVAQALGRAQTLAARDAALTTLERERTQLSAILDQMPVALWVAELPSGRLIGGNAAIHEALGLDFLPADSIDGYTQYRGLHSDGRPYAAHEWPIARTIQSGETIAGEEIEMHRADGTRVRVRFASAPILNAQGEPELAVVSGMDVTALHDLSVTLEARVAERTAGLDAFVQFTERSAATTTVDQLARAALSVMRATLGNVSVAYYELEGGLWRARVLSEDFAPALAELVRHGLARETPGFDEAARTGDAVFISNWDEAQGIGHTEGYGAGAFYPCAVGSELLGMLAVGTRAGTDFTARERAVIRALGRSLTLALERARTGALIAQQRDELDSRAHALSVANEDLDAFAYSVSHDLRTPLRHIVGFQELLTKTIGTTLAPKPARYLQLIGNAAAQMDTLIDALLNLARTSQHPLRLQAVDLGHLVRTVQEDLAVDTQNRVVSWAVSPLPVVPGDAALLRLVMSNLLGNALKYSRREEQAHIEVWAEERAEMWVVSVRDNGAGFDPQYQDRLFGVFQRLHRPDEFEGTGVGLATVRRIVQRHGGEVWATAAVGQGATFAFTLPKA, encoded by the coding sequence GTGGTGACCCCTCCTCGCGCCCTTCCTGACCTCTCCCTGCTCCAGGAGCTGGCCGACCCGATCGTTCTGATCGATGCGGCCGGTTCCCTGACGTTCATTAATGCCCCGGCAGCCGCGCTGTTGGGGGGCGGGGCCGCTGACCTGCTGGGCCGAACCCTGTCAGAGATGCTCCCGCAGGCTGGAACGGCCCTCGAAGGAACCCAGGCGCCCTCTGGCCCTATTGGTGTGCCGCCCTTTGAGGTCGGTGAACTGGCCTCCGGGCGCTGGTGGGCCGGCCGCGCTTCGCCCCATGCGGGCGGGCTGCTGGTGCATTTCTGGGACGTCACCGAGCGCCATACCGCGCAGCGCCGGCGCGACGTCCTGTTGAGTGTGACGCTGGCGCTGGGGGAGGTCACCGGCGTTGACGAGGTGGTGAGCACGGCCCTGGCCGCTGGCCTGCCGGCCGTGGGGGCGGCCGCAGGTGCCGTGCTGCGCCGGACTGGGGATGGGGAGGCCCTTGAACTGATCGGAGCCCGAGGCTATCCGGAGACCCTGCTGAACGCCTGGCGGACGGTACCGCTGAGTTCCCCATTGCCGGCCCTGGACGCGTGGCGCGAGGAGGCACCCGTCTACCTCACCGCGCATGACCTGTCCGTTCGCTCCGCAACGCTCCTGGGCCACACGCGGCCCACCACCCACGCCCTCGCGGCCCTGCCCCTGCGCGCCGAAGGCGCACTGCTGGGAATCCTGGCGCTGTCCTTTGACACCGAGCGCACGTTCGACCCCGCGGAGCGGGACTTCATGCAGTTGCTCGCGGGCCAGGTCGCCCAGGCCCTGGGACGGGCCCAGACCCTCGCGGCGCGCGACGCCGCCCTCACCACGCTCGAACGTGAGCGCACGCAGCTGTCCGCCATCCTGGATCAGATGCCGGTGGCCCTGTGGGTGGCGGAATTGCCCAGCGGCCGCCTGATTGGGGGCAATGCGGCCATCCACGAGGCGCTCGGGCTGGACTTCCTCCCCGCCGACAGCATCGACGGCTACACCCAATACCGCGGCCTGCATTCAGACGGCCGGCCGTACGCCGCCCACGAGTGGCCCATTGCTCGCACCATCCAGAGCGGGGAGACCATTGCGGGGGAAGAGATCGAGATGCACCGTGCAGACGGCACCCGGGTACGCGTGCGCTTCGCCTCCGCGCCCATCCTGAATGCGCAGGGTGAACCCGAACTCGCGGTGGTGAGTGGGATGGACGTGACGGCGCTGCACGACCTGAGCGTGACCCTGGAAGCCCGGGTGGCCGAGCGGACGGCGGGCCTGGACGCGTTCGTGCAGTTCACCGAACGGTCGGCGGCCACCACGACGGTGGATCAGCTGGCCCGGGCCGCCCTGTCGGTCATGCGCGCCACGCTCGGGAACGTCAGCGTCGCCTACTACGAGCTGGAAGGCGGGTTGTGGCGGGCCCGGGTGTTGTCGGAGGATTTCGCGCCTGCCCTGGCAGAGCTCGTGCGCCATGGACTTGCCCGCGAAACCCCTGGGTTCGACGAGGCGGCCCGGACGGGCGATGCGGTGTTCATCTCGAACTGGGATGAGGCACAGGGCATCGGGCACACTGAGGGATACGGCGCCGGAGCGTTCTATCCCTGTGCAGTGGGGAGCGAACTCCTGGGCATGCTGGCCGTCGGCACCCGAGCGGGCACAGACTTCACGGCGCGCGAGCGCGCCGTGATCCGCGCCCTGGGTCGATCCCTCACCCTGGCGCTGGAGCGCGCGCGGACAGGCGCGCTGATCGCACAGCAACGCGATGAACTCGACTCGCGGGCTCACGCGCTCAGCGTCGCCAACGAAGACCTGGACGCGTTTGCTTACTCGGTCTCCCACGATCTGCGGACGCCGCTGCGCCACATCGTGGGCTTTCAGGAGCTTTTGACCAAAACCATTGGTACGACTCTGGCGCCAAAGCCAGCCCGCTACCTGCAGCTGATCGGTAACGCGGCGGCCCAGATGGACACGCTGATCGACGCCCTGCTCAATCTGGCCCGCACCTCACAGCACCCTCTACGGCTCCAGGCCGTGGATCTGGGGCACCTGGTACGCACCGTTCAGGAGGATCTGGCGGTGGACACCCAGAACCGGGTGGTCTCCTGGGCTGTCTCGCCCCTGCCGGTGGTGCCTGGCGATGCTGCGTTGCTGCGCCTGGTGATGAGCAACCTGCTCGGGAACGCCTTGAAATACAGCCGTCGGGAGGAGCAGGCGCATATCGAGGTGTGGGCTGAGGAACGTGCAGAAATGTGGGTCGTCAGCGTGCGGGACAACGGTGCCGGCTTCGACCCGCAGTATCAGGACAGACTGTTCGGTGTGTTCCAGCGCCTGCATCGCCCGGACGAGTTTGAGGGCACGGGTGTCGGTCTGGCCACGGTGCGCCGGATCGTTCAACGTCACGGGGGCGAGGTATGGGCGACCGCCGCAGTG